The Nisaea sp. genome includes a region encoding these proteins:
- a CDS encoding 5-guanidino-2-oxopentanoate decarboxylase — translation MAEKSCADAIVGLMESYGIDTIFGIPGVHTVAFYRALVSSGLRHVTPRHEQGAALMAYGYGLATGRPAACSVITGPGLLNAATGIGQAYSDSVPMLVVAAANKSNELGMGQGFLHEMPNQHDAARTVTTFNHQLRAPENLPEVFAQAFAQFDSGRPRPVGLEVPRNLFDQPANVDATAWPRTSKPGPEVGAVAKAGALLSKAERPILLLGGGAKWAGAEALALAERLGALVVTTTAAKGTIPETHPLSAGATLELEPTQRALADADIVLAVGSELAETSFWTSASDIQLGARLIRVDIDPAQLVRGFRPDLAILGDAALTMEALIQSLGGRPASGGQDRAARLWEENRAVHETPETMNRCRMLNMLAEYLPENCFISLDSTQVAYTGASYFRIDHPNGWHFPNGFGTLGTGVPAAIGAKLGAPDRPAMAIAGDGGLLFTAEELIVAAELRMPLPVVVWNNGGYGEIRDHMIDAGVQPLGTDLLVPDFSALAAAYRCGYARPESAEGFGNALAEAFSATGPTLIELRSDAAFLNGPD, via the coding sequence ATGGCCGAGAAAAGCTGCGCCGATGCGATTGTCGGACTGATGGAAAGCTACGGGATCGATACGATCTTCGGCATTCCGGGCGTGCATACCGTAGCCTTCTACCGGGCTCTGGTATCGAGCGGTCTGCGCCACGTGACGCCACGGCATGAGCAGGGTGCGGCGCTGATGGCCTACGGATATGGTCTTGCGACCGGCCGTCCGGCAGCCTGTTCGGTCATCACCGGCCCAGGGCTGCTCAATGCCGCGACGGGGATCGGTCAGGCCTATTCGGATTCCGTGCCGATGCTCGTCGTCGCCGCGGCGAACAAGAGCAACGAGCTCGGTATGGGGCAGGGCTTCCTGCACGAAATGCCGAACCAGCACGACGCGGCGCGGACCGTCACTACCTTCAATCATCAACTGCGGGCTCCGGAAAATCTGCCGGAGGTGTTTGCCCAGGCGTTTGCCCAGTTCGACAGCGGGCGTCCCCGTCCGGTTGGCCTGGAGGTGCCGCGCAATCTGTTTGATCAGCCCGCCAACGTTGATGCCACCGCATGGCCAAGAACGTCGAAGCCCGGACCTGAAGTTGGTGCTGTAGCCAAAGCGGGGGCGCTCCTATCCAAGGCAGAACGTCCGATACTGCTGCTCGGCGGCGGGGCGAAATGGGCCGGGGCCGAAGCGCTCGCATTGGCGGAGCGGCTTGGCGCCCTGGTCGTGACGACCACGGCCGCCAAAGGGACGATTCCGGAAACGCACCCCCTCAGCGCCGGGGCAACTCTTGAACTTGAGCCGACACAGCGCGCGCTCGCCGATGCCGACATCGTCCTCGCGGTGGGTTCCGAATTGGCGGAGACGAGTTTCTGGACGAGTGCTTCGGATATTCAGCTTGGTGCCCGGCTGATCCGTGTGGATATCGACCCGGCGCAGCTTGTGCGCGGCTTCCGTCCCGACCTCGCGATCCTGGGGGATGCCGCGCTGACCATGGAAGCGCTGATCCAGAGCCTTGGCGGCAGGCCTGCTTCCGGCGGGCAAGACCGTGCCGCGCGTCTCTGGGAAGAGAACCGTGCGGTGCATGAGACGCCCGAGACGATGAACCGCTGCCGCATGCTGAACATGCTGGCCGAATACTTGCCGGAGAATTGCTTCATCTCCCTCGATTCGACGCAGGTCGCCTATACCGGCGCGTCCTACTTCCGGATCGACCACCCCAATGGCTGGCATTTCCCGAACGGCTTCGGGACCCTTGGTACCGGCGTGCCGGCGGCGATCGGCGCGAAACTCGGCGCACCGGACCGGCCGGCCATGGCAATTGCCGGCGATGGCGGGTTGCTGTTTACGGCGGAGGAACTGATCGTCGCGGCGGAGCTGCGTATGCCTTTGCCGGTTGTGGTCTGGAACAATGGCGGTTATGGCGAAATCCGGGATCATATGATCGACGCCGGCGTGCAGCCGTTGGGAACGGATTTGCTGGTGCCCGATTTCTCCGCACTCGCGGCAGCCTATCGTTGTGGCTATGCCCGCCCCGAAAGTGCGGAAGGCTTCGGCAATGCGCTCGCCGAAGCCTTCTCTGCAACGGGCCCGACCTTGATTGAGCTTCGGTCAGATGCCGCTTTTCTGAATGGGCCGGACTGA